One genomic region from Deltaproteobacteria bacterium encodes:
- a CDS encoding enoyl-CoA hydratase/isomerase family protein — MGYEFIKYEKDGRIARITINRPEVMNALHPPANDELQAIWDDFAGDANCWVAIVTGAGEKAFSAGNDLKYSAQHGMAGTRLPKNGFGGITARFDLFKPVIAAVNGLALGGGFEIALASDIIVAADSARFGLPEPRVGLAALAGGMQRLPRQLAPKIAMGLMLTGKHIMAEEAHRLGIVNEVVPAKDLAAAADRWANEILACSPTSVWATKQVAMLSQGMPLEEAMKKSYPLVGALFGSEDMMEGVLAFAQKRKPEWKGK; from the coding sequence ATGGGTTACGAGTTCATCAAGTACGAGAAAGACGGCCGCATCGCCCGCATCACGATCAATCGCCCGGAGGTGATGAACGCATTGCATCCACCCGCCAACGACGAGCTGCAGGCGATTTGGGATGACTTCGCCGGCGATGCCAACTGCTGGGTGGCGATCGTTACCGGCGCCGGCGAGAAGGCGTTCTCGGCCGGCAACGACCTCAAGTATTCGGCGCAGCACGGCATGGCCGGCACGCGTCTGCCGAAGAACGGCTTCGGCGGCATCACTGCGCGTTTCGATCTCTTCAAGCCGGTGATCGCGGCGGTCAACGGGCTGGCGCTCGGCGGCGGCTTCGAGATCGCGCTGGCTTCCGACATCATCGTCGCCGCCGACAGCGCGCGCTTCGGCCTGCCCGAGCCGCGGGTCGGGTTGGCCGCATTGGCCGGCGGTATGCAGCGGTTGCCGCGGCAGCTGGCGCCGAAAATCGCCATGGGGTTGATGCTAACCGGCAAGCACATCATGGCCGAGGAGGCGCACCGGCTCGGCATCGTCAACGAAGTCGTGCCGGCGAAGGATCTGGCGGCGGCGGCGGATCGCTGGGCGAACGAGATCTTGGCCTGCTCGCCGACCTCGGTGTGGGCAACCAAGCAGGTGGCAATGCTCAGTCAGGGCATGCCGCTCGAAGAGGCGATGAAGAAGTCGTACCCGCTGGTCGGCGCACTGTTCGGGTCCGAAGACATGATGGAAGGCGTGCTGGCCTTCGCGCAGAAGCGCAAGCCCGAGTGGAAAGGCAAGTGA
- a CDS encoding L,D-transpeptidase family protein has translation MNSLRPCFRGFALTIVVAVALAGGAALAREWKEEDFLHKTGGTHFMVVAGRDWRTAQSVVGSTRFYQVQRGDTFLDLARYYGLGYNELVEANPGVDVWVPPAGQIILLPTEYIIPEVEPRGVVVNIPEMRLYYFHPRHDEQAPLLVTTYPVGLGRDDWKTPQGRFKVRGKTVNPTWVLPESIRAEHRRDGKPAPPFIAGGSPDNPLGKYRVELTLPLYGIHGTNIPWGVGMQVSHGCIRLYPEDIEQLFPVISIGDAGEFVYQPVKIGARNGEIYAEIHKDIYEYTPGPYREAQRLLQKFGWADRIDDQRLRRAIAEQSGVPMLISRDAGSESVIEERFRPRTGQAGPRGGRTQSGTAPNHKGRTEAAPHSAADTPLVDEALN, from the coding sequence ATGAACTCGCTCCGCCCATGCTTTCGGGGCTTTGCCCTGACGATTGTCGTTGCGGTCGCCCTCGCCGGCGGCGCCGCGTTGGCGCGGGAATGGAAGGAAGAGGATTTCCTCCACAAGACCGGCGGTACGCACTTCATGGTGGTGGCCGGAAGGGACTGGCGAACTGCGCAATCGGTGGTCGGCAGCACACGCTTCTATCAGGTGCAACGGGGCGACACCTTTCTCGACCTCGCTCGCTACTATGGCTTGGGATACAACGAACTCGTCGAGGCCAATCCCGGCGTCGATGTATGGGTGCCGCCGGCGGGACAGATCATCTTGCTGCCGACGGAGTACATCATCCCTGAGGTCGAGCCCCGCGGGGTGGTGGTCAACATCCCCGAGATGCGATTGTATTATTTCCACCCGCGCCATGACGAGCAGGCGCCGTTGCTGGTGACAACGTACCCGGTCGGCCTCGGCCGCGACGACTGGAAGACGCCGCAGGGCCGCTTCAAGGTGCGCGGCAAGACGGTCAATCCGACCTGGGTCCTGCCCGAGTCCATCCGCGCCGAACATCGCCGCGACGGCAAGCCGGCACCGCCTTTCATCGCCGGCGGCTCTCCCGACAATCCTCTGGGCAAGTATCGCGTCGAGTTGACCCTGCCCCTCTATGGCATCCACGGCACGAACATCCCGTGGGGCGTCGGCATGCAGGTGAGCCACGGCTGTATCCGGTTGTACCCGGAGGATATCGAGCAGTTGTTTCCTGTGATCTCGATCGGTGATGCCGGCGAGTTCGTCTATCAGCCGGTGAAGATCGGCGCCCGCAACGGCGAGATCTACGCCGAAATCCACAAGGACATTTACGAGTACACGCCCGGGCCGTATCGCGAGGCCCAGCGACTGCTGCAGAAATTCGGCTGGGCCGATCGGATTGACGACCAGCGTCTGCGCCGGGCCATCGCCGAGCAATCGGGCGTGCCGATGTTGATTTCGCGTGATGCCGGCAGCGAGTCCGTGATCGAAGAACGTTTCCGTCCCCGCACCGGCCAGGCCGGTCCGCGCGGTGGCCGAACGCAGTCGGGAACCGCGCCGAATCACAAGGGTCGCACCGAAGCCGCGCCTCATAGTGCGGCTGATACCCCGCTGGTTGATGAGGCTCTGAACTAG
- a CDS encoding wax ester/triacylglycerol synthase family O-acyltransferase produces the protein MARTYYERLSALDASMVFMETSHTHMHIGEVGILEGGPLTSSSGALDVERIRAHVAGGLDAVPRHRQRLAFIPVEHHPVWVDDDRFNLNYHVRHTSLPRPGSVRQLKRLVGRLMSQPLDLSKPPWELWLVEGLEGGRVAMVNKLHHCMVDGVSAVAVLAALFSPDRHAPAHRRSSWRPRPAPRTVDLALGELQRRMTAPLALGRSLASALAHPGHALEAIRDAAEGAVEAVVGKLQPASKTPLNVDEVGPHRRLDWTRFDLDEVKAVKNRLGGKVNDVVLAVVAGAIRRYFRAHRTAVSDLDFRIVIPINTRPAAAAAALGNRVVPTLARLPLELRNPRERLQAVAQTTAALKASKEIHAVELFEDMSNWAEAALLTELVRRVTRWWAGNLIVTNVPGPTTALYLLGARLLEGYPVVPMMANQALGIALLSYDGGLYWGFNADWDALSDLHDLVGCFTEEFTALKRAAGLATATRARARRARRG, from the coding sequence ATGGCACGTACCTATTACGAACGCTTGTCAGCGCTCGATGCTTCGATGGTGTTCATGGAGACGAGCCATACTCACATGCACATCGGCGAGGTCGGCATTCTCGAAGGCGGACCGCTGACCAGCAGCAGCGGCGCGCTTGACGTCGAGCGCATCCGCGCCCACGTGGCCGGCGGCCTCGATGCCGTGCCGCGACACCGGCAGCGGCTCGCTTTCATTCCTGTTGAACACCACCCGGTGTGGGTGGACGACGACCGCTTCAATCTCAACTACCACGTGCGACACACCTCGTTGCCGCGACCCGGCAGTGTTCGCCAGCTGAAGCGGTTGGTCGGCCGCCTCATGTCACAGCCGCTCGACCTCTCGAAGCCGCCGTGGGAGCTGTGGCTGGTCGAGGGGCTCGAAGGCGGCCGCGTCGCGATGGTGAACAAGTTGCACCACTGCATGGTCGATGGTGTCTCGGCGGTCGCGGTGCTCGCCGCGCTCTTTTCGCCCGATCGCCACGCCCCTGCCCACCGGCGCTCGAGTTGGCGGCCGCGGCCGGCACCGCGCACCGTCGATCTTGCGCTCGGGGAGCTGCAACGGCGCATGACCGCGCCGCTGGCATTGGGGCGCAGCCTGGCTTCGGCGCTGGCCCACCCCGGGCACGCGCTCGAAGCCATCCGTGACGCCGCCGAAGGGGCGGTCGAGGCGGTGGTCGGAAAACTCCAGCCGGCGTCGAAGACCCCGCTCAATGTCGACGAGGTCGGGCCGCACCGGCGCTTGGACTGGACCCGCTTTGACCTCGATGAAGTCAAAGCCGTTAAGAACCGCCTCGGCGGCAAGGTCAACGACGTGGTGCTGGCAGTGGTGGCCGGTGCGATCCGGCGCTACTTCCGCGCGCACCGGACAGCGGTGAGCGACCTCGATTTCCGCATCGTCATTCCGATCAATACCCGGCCGGCAGCCGCCGCCGCGGCACTGGGCAACCGCGTGGTGCCGACGCTGGCCCGGCTGCCGCTGGAGCTGCGCAATCCGCGTGAACGACTGCAAGCGGTGGCGCAAACCACGGCGGCGTTGAAGGCTTCGAAGGAAATCCACGCCGTCGAACTGTTCGAGGACATGTCCAACTGGGCCGAAGCCGCCCTGCTCACCGAGCTGGTGCGCCGAGTGACCCGCTGGTGGGCCGGCAATCTAATTGTGACCAACGTTCCCGGGCCCACGACGGCGCTTTATTTGCTCGGCGCCCGGCTGCTCGAAGGTTACCCGGTGGTTCCGATGATGGCCAATCAAGCGCTGGGGATCGCGCTCTTGAGCTACGACGGCGGGCTGTACTGGGGCTTCAATGCCGATTGGGACGCGCTCAGTGACCTGCACGACTTGGTGGGGTGCTTCACCGAGGAGTTCACCGCACTCAAACGGGCCGCCGGCCTCGCGACCGCGACGCGCGCCCGGGCGCGCCGGGCCCGGCGCGGGTAG
- a CDS encoding PKD domain-containing protein has protein sequence MSRTGNLLMVVAASTAALLVASCRSCTEAPPPRRARPIEGKLPPAPRAVAEPTATQEPARCAVIAMPELIEGGAPFRVELPAEGGCTDGPASFEWDFGDGSARVKQQSPTHVYEKPGEYTAKVTISDPEGRTDSDRVTITVTP, from the coding sequence ATGTCACGTACCGGCAATTTGCTGATGGTTGTAGCCGCCAGCACAGCGGCGTTGTTGGTGGCCTCGTGCCGCTCTTGTACCGAGGCTCCTCCCCCGCGGCGCGCTCGGCCGATCGAGGGCAAGCTGCCTCCCGCTCCGCGCGCCGTAGCCGAGCCCACTGCCACGCAAGAGCCGGCCCGCTGCGCCGTCATAGCGATGCCCGAGCTTATCGAGGGCGGCGCGCCGTTCCGGGTCGAGTTGCCCGCCGAAGGCGGCTGCACCGATGGCCCGGCCAGCTTCGAGTGGGATTTCGGCGACGGCAGCGCGCGGGTCAAGCAGCAGAGCCCGACCCATGTGTACGAAAAGCCCGGTGAGTACACGGCGAAGGTCACGATCAGCGATCCCGAGGGGCGCACTGATTCCGATCGGGTGACGATTACGGTCACCCCGTAG
- a CDS encoding enoyl-CoA hydratase/isomerase family protein: MATVSVEDRAGGVRVLTLSKPPANAIDEALLTDLAAALAEARADETVRALVLTGAGPFFSGGFDFAAPRRDDEVAHDLYALYRDSHLQLFTFSKPTIAMVNGHAIAGGLVLVLACDHRLAVDGDYRVGLNEVAVGASFPRAAFEIVRLRLAHAGANELLLGASLYPASEAVRLGIVSELLPAHGFEQAVLTRAARLGTFPREAYAHTKAALVAAAARSIAAESAEEALQAMSVWITSESRAARRRQREKLGVGS, from the coding sequence ATGGCGACGGTATCGGTTGAAGATCGGGCGGGTGGTGTTCGTGTGCTAACGCTGTCCAAGCCGCCGGCGAACGCCATCGACGAGGCCTTGCTCACCGACTTGGCGGCGGCGCTGGCAGAGGCGCGTGCGGATGAGACGGTGCGGGCGCTGGTCTTGACCGGCGCCGGGCCGTTCTTCTCGGGCGGCTTCGACTTCGCCGCCCCCCGGCGCGATGACGAGGTCGCCCACGACCTTTACGCCCTCTATCGCGACAGCCACCTGCAGCTCTTTACGTTTTCCAAACCAACCATTGCCATGGTCAACGGCCATGCGATCGCCGGCGGCTTGGTGTTGGTGTTGGCCTGTGATCACCGGCTGGCGGTCGACGGCGACTATCGCGTGGGGCTCAATGAAGTTGCCGTCGGTGCCTCGTTTCCGCGCGCCGCCTTTGAAATCGTCCGCCTGCGCTTGGCGCACGCCGGTGCCAACGAGCTGCTGCTGGGTGCCTCGCTGTACCCGGCCAGCGAAGCCGTGCGCCTGGGCATAGTCTCCGAGCTGCTGCCGGCCCACGGGTTCGAGCAGGCCGTACTGACACGCGCGGCTCGGCTGGGCACGTTTCCCCGCGAAGCTTATGCTCACACCAAGGCGGCGCTGGTTGCCGCTGCGGCTCGAAGCATCGCGGCGGAAAGCGCCGAGGAGGCGCTGCAGGCGATGTCGGTATGGATCACCTCCGAGAGCCGCGCCGCGCGCCGCCGCCAGCGCGAGAAGCTGGGCGTGGGTTCGTAG
- a CDS encoding molybdopterin-dependent oxidoreductase, whose translation MANPSNGGWQSTACALCATNCGLQVQVENNRITKVRGDKSNPFSQGYTCSKGLTIGKLVDHKQRLTTPLKRMPDGSYAPIPWPQALSEIAAKLGDVVSQHGAEAVALLGGGGQANHLDFLYAVGFLHLLGSRRHFHVLAQEFTQKYLVNGLVFGSEGLDYEENWHRSEVMLVMGSNPWMSHGFQQARVVIRALANDPQRTLIVVDPRRHETAEKADVYLQIRPGTDLYFLLGMLNAVVEEGLVDDAFVAAHAHGWEEARFVANLVTPGVAAKLCDLEEEDIRAVARRFATAKSASIRTHLGICHGKHMVENCYLITLLHVITGNMCTADGAHFPVTLFTGAGVFREDQPSQKARTRVAGIAAIRGFFPPNALAEEVLEAGAARVRALIVEASNPICSYADAPKMTEAFEQLDLLVVVDPAMTETARLAHYVLPVPSGYEKWEAATFAKGHPEVYFHLRPPVAQPPPEAKQECVIFYELAKAMGLDYRSNPAFAALEAAIAAGDPAPVLTIIRGLCTMFAMTRQQELLAAGTISDGGNPADEVFQKLLDHPEGVMLCQVDPERNWEQVRTADHKAVLNPPVILDLFRRLAIPADTDFRRNPAYPFVLQTGERTDYNANTVHRDPSWRKKQHDSYLRMHQSLAAELGVANGEPVRLVTEYAEALVPALVTDDIYPGNLSMPHGYGLLWENEKTGRLEPVGTNPQKLVSAQHRDSLTGIPLHKYIPATVKKVR comes from the coding sequence ATGGCAAACCCGAGCAACGGCGGCTGGCAGAGCACCGCGTGCGCGCTCTGCGCGACCAACTGCGGCTTGCAAGTGCAGGTCGAAAATAACCGCATCACCAAGGTCCGTGGCGACAAGAGTAACCCGTTCAGCCAGGGCTACACGTGCAGCAAGGGCCTCACCATCGGCAAGCTCGTGGACCACAAGCAGCGCCTGACCACACCTCTCAAACGGATGCCCGACGGCAGTTACGCACCGATCCCATGGCCGCAAGCGCTGTCGGAGATCGCGGCCAAGCTCGGCGACGTCGTCTCGCAGCACGGTGCGGAAGCCGTCGCGCTGCTGGGCGGGGGCGGACAAGCCAACCATCTGGACTTTCTCTACGCCGTCGGCTTCCTCCACCTGCTGGGTTCGCGCCGCCACTTCCACGTCCTGGCGCAGGAGTTCACCCAGAAGTACTTGGTCAACGGGCTGGTATTCGGCAGCGAGGGCCTCGACTACGAAGAGAACTGGCACCGCTCCGAGGTGATGCTGGTGATGGGCTCGAACCCGTGGATGAGCCACGGCTTCCAGCAGGCGCGGGTTGTCATCCGAGCGCTTGCGAATGATCCGCAACGTACGCTGATCGTGGTCGACCCGCGACGCCATGAGACCGCCGAGAAGGCCGACGTCTATCTGCAGATTCGCCCGGGCACGGACCTCTACTTCCTGTTGGGCATGCTCAACGCGGTCGTCGAGGAAGGACTGGTTGACGACGCCTTCGTCGCCGCCCACGCGCACGGCTGGGAGGAGGCCCGGTTCGTCGCCAACCTGGTCACCCCGGGTGTGGCAGCCAAACTCTGTGACCTCGAGGAGGAAGACATCCGCGCCGTGGCGCGGCGCTTCGCCACCGCCAAGAGCGCGAGCATCCGCACTCACCTCGGCATCTGCCACGGCAAACACATGGTGGAGAACTGCTACCTGATCACGCTCCTGCACGTTATCACCGGCAACATGTGCACGGCCGACGGGGCGCACTTCCCGGTGACCTTGTTCACCGGGGCCGGGGTGTTCCGCGAGGACCAGCCGTCGCAGAAGGCGCGCACGCGCGTGGCCGGGATTGCGGCCATTCGCGGCTTCTTTCCGCCGAATGCCCTGGCGGAAGAGGTCTTGGAGGCCGGCGCGGCGCGCGTGCGCGCACTGATAGTGGAGGCCAGCAACCCGATCTGCTCGTATGCCGACGCGCCGAAGATGACCGAAGCATTCGAGCAGCTCGACCTGCTCGTGGTCGTCGACCCGGCGATGACCGAGACGGCGCGGCTGGCGCATTACGTCCTGCCGGTTCCGAGCGGCTACGAGAAGTGGGAAGCGGCCACCTTTGCCAAGGGTCACCCGGAGGTCTACTTCCACCTGCGGCCGCCGGTGGCGCAACCACCGCCGGAGGCCAAGCAGGAGTGCGTCATCTTCTACGAGCTCGCCAAGGCCATGGGCCTCGACTATCGCTCCAACCCCGCCTTCGCCGCCCTGGAAGCGGCAATCGCCGCGGGAGATCCGGCACCGGTCCTGACTATCATCAGGGGGTTGTGCACGATGTTCGCGATGACCCGGCAGCAGGAGCTGCTCGCGGCCGGTACTATCAGTGACGGCGGCAATCCTGCCGATGAGGTCTTCCAGAAGCTGCTCGATCACCCCGAAGGAGTCATGCTGTGTCAGGTGGACCCGGAACGGAACTGGGAGCAGGTGCGAACGGCCGATCATAAGGCCGTGCTCAACCCGCCGGTGATCCTCGACCTGTTCCGCCGCCTCGCGATTCCTGCCGATACCGACTTCCGCAGGAATCCGGCTTATCCCTTCGTCCTGCAGACCGGGGAGCGTACCGATTACAACGCCAACACCGTGCACCGCGACCCCAGCTGGCGCAAGAAGCAGCACGACAGCTATCTCAGGATGCACCAGTCGCTGGCGGCGGAGCTCGGTGTCGCCAACGGCGAGCCGGTTCGTCTGGTTACCGAGTACGCCGAGGCGTTGGTGCCGGCGCTGGTCACGGACGACATCTATCCTGGCAACCTCAGCATGCCGCACGGCTACGGCCTGCTCTGGGAGAACGAAAAGACCGGCCGGCTCGAGCCGGTCGGCACCAACCCACAGAAACTCGTCAGCGCTCAACACCGCGACTCACTGACTGGGATCCCGCTGCATAAATACATCCCGGCCACGGTCAAGAAGGTGCGTTGA
- a CDS encoding glutathione S-transferase family protein produces the protein MKLYNMNLSNFASKCRLVIYEKGAPVDIVPIPGGDLKSPAYLKIYSLGKTPALEVNGEIIGESEVINEYLEDKFPDKPLLPKDAEGRARARGVSRFHDLYVEPPLRALFPQVTAAQKDQKLIADKLAEVATRLDQLEGMLAPAGPYVLGNAFTLADCALAPTIFFANLLLPMLGAPSFSEGRPKLAAWWGKVQERPSVQKVLAEQQEALIQMQQQRR, from the coding sequence ATGAAGCTCTACAACATGAACTTGAGCAACTTCGCCTCGAAGTGTCGCTTGGTGATCTACGAGAAGGGGGCCCCGGTCGACATTGTGCCGATCCCCGGCGGCGACTTGAAGTCGCCCGCGTACCTCAAGATCTACTCCCTCGGCAAGACTCCGGCACTGGAGGTCAACGGCGAGATCATCGGCGAGTCGGAGGTCATCAACGAGTACCTCGAAGACAAGTTTCCGGACAAACCTCTGCTCCCGAAGGATGCGGAGGGACGTGCGCGGGCGCGTGGCGTGAGCCGCTTTCACGACCTTTACGTCGAGCCACCGCTGCGGGCGCTGTTCCCGCAAGTGACGGCGGCGCAGAAGGACCAGAAGCTAATTGCGGATAAGCTGGCGGAGGTAGCCACCCGGCTCGATCAGCTGGAGGGCATGCTGGCGCCTGCCGGCCCGTATGTGCTCGGCAACGCTTTCACCCTGGCCGACTGCGCCCTGGCGCCGACCATCTTCTTTGCCAACTTGCTGCTGCCGATGCTCGGCGCGCCGTCGTTCAGCGAAGGCCGGCCGAAGCTGGCGGCGTGGTGGGGAAAGGTGCAAGAGCGGCCGAGCGTGCAGAAAGTTCTGGCTGAGCAGCAGGAAGCCCTCATTCAGATGCAGCAGCAGCGCCGGTAG
- a CDS encoding PKD domain-containing protein — protein sequence MSTTTAPCRWALQLPVLACLALMGCRLIGCGEPSEDSGDESKRPVVAERLVAPTAGGAGVVVAPKAEPFEADDDGEDSPEELRFEAEAAPESGGAPLDVAFTLTIENPRPGLTVRWDFGDGSAPVGIRNPSHIYRDPGEYTAILTITAPGVEETREFNIEVAEEAFDIDIEVDPDIGKAPLLSHFTGVVPEEIENDVTYEWNFGDGAQATGKVTEHVYREPGTYNVKLTVTHTNGQHGTREVEIQVDEPDDSDDENSPDEDAEDLG from the coding sequence ATGAGTACCACTACGGCACCGTGCCGCTGGGCACTACAACTGCCCGTGCTCGCCTGCTTGGCGCTGATGGGCTGCCGCCTGATCGGCTGCGGCGAGCCGTCCGAGGACTCGGGCGACGAGTCGAAGAGGCCGGTTGTTGCCGAGCGCTTGGTAGCCCCGACCGCGGGCGGCGCCGGGGTGGTGGTGGCGCCAAAGGCAGAGCCGTTCGAGGCCGACGATGACGGCGAGGATAGCCCGGAGGAACTCCGCTTCGAGGCCGAGGCCGCGCCGGAATCTGGCGGCGCGCCGCTAGATGTAGCCTTCACGCTGACGATCGAAAATCCCAGGCCAGGGCTGACGGTGCGTTGGGATTTCGGCGACGGCAGCGCCCCGGTCGGTATCAGAAACCCATCGCACATCTATCGTGACCCGGGTGAGTACACCGCCATCCTCACCATCACGGCACCGGGGGTCGAGGAAACTCGCGAATTCAACATCGAGGTAGCCGAGGAAGCTTTCGACATCGATATCGAGGTCGATCCCGACATCGGCAAGGCGCCGTTGTTGTCACACTTCACCGGCGTGGTCCCTGAAGAGATCGAGAACGATGTCACCTACGAGTGGAATTTCGGGGACGGCGCGCAAGCGACCGGCAAGGTTACCGAGCACGTCTACCGCGAGCCGGGCACCTACAACGTGAAACTTACCGTCACTCACACCAACGGCCAGCACGGCACGCGCGAGGTGGAAATCCAAGTCGACGAGCCCGACGACAGTGACGATGAGAACTCGCCGGACGAGGACGCTGAGGACTTAGGCTGA
- a CDS encoding zinc-dependent alcohol dehydrogenase family protein, whose translation MRAMVLTQPAPIATRPLALRQWPVPEPAAGEIRVRVRVCGICRTDLHVVEGELPPQRPQVVPGHQVVGLVDKCGAGAKRFPLGARVGIAWLRSTCGACARCQAGSENLCAAARFTGYHEDGGFADYAVVREDFAYTLPGTISDAEAAPLLCAGIIGYRALRRAEIKPGCRLGLYGFGASAHIAIQVARHLGCRVFVMTRDQRHQALARELGAAWTGGAEAPPPEPLDSAVLFAPAGELVPPALAALDHGGTLALAGIYLSDIPPLQYERHLFHEKNLRSVTANTRQDGEELLRIAGEIPLRPRTVAFALESANEALGRLKHDAIAGAGVLQVGE comes from the coding sequence ATGCGTGCGATGGTGCTCACCCAGCCGGCACCGATCGCCACCCGGCCGTTGGCGTTGCGCCAGTGGCCGGTGCCGGAGCCCGCGGCCGGCGAGATCCGGGTGCGGGTGCGGGTCTGCGGCATCTGCCGCACCGATCTGCACGTGGTCGAGGGCGAACTGCCGCCACAGCGGCCGCAGGTCGTTCCCGGTCATCAAGTGGTCGGGCTGGTGGACAAGTGTGGTGCCGGCGCCAAGCGCTTCCCGCTGGGCGCCCGTGTCGGGATTGCCTGGCTGCGCTCGACGTGCGGGGCGTGCGCGCGCTGTCAGGCGGGCAGCGAGAATCTCTGTGCCGCGGCGCGCTTCACCGGCTACCACGAAGACGGCGGGTTTGCCGACTATGCCGTGGTGCGTGAGGACTTCGCCTACACCTTGCCTGGAACCATCAGCGATGCCGAAGCCGCGCCCTTGCTGTGTGCCGGCATCATCGGCTATCGCGCCTTGCGCCGGGCCGAGATCAAGCCGGGCTGCCGCCTCGGTCTGTACGGTTTCGGCGCCTCGGCCCACATCGCGATTCAGGTGGCACGCCACCTCGGTTGCCGTGTCTTCGTGATGACTCGCGACCAGCGACATCAAGCCCTGGCGCGCGAGCTGGGCGCGGCATGGACCGGTGGCGCGGAGGCGCCGCCGCCGGAGCCGCTCGACAGCGCGGTGCTGTTCGCGCCGGCCGGGGAGTTGGTGCCGCCGGCGTTGGCTGCGCTCGATCACGGCGGCACGCTGGCGCTGGCGGGCATCTACCTCAGCGACATCCCGCCGCTGCAGTACGAGCGCCATCTTTTCCACGAAAAGAATCTTCGCAGCGTTACCGCCAATACCCGGCAAGATGGCGAGGAGTTACTGCGCATCGCCGGCGAGATACCGCTGCGGCCTCGCACCGTGGCGTTTGCGTTGGAGTCCGCCAACGAAGCGCTCGGCCGCCTCAAGCACGACGCTATCGCCGGCGCGGGCGTGTTGCAGGTCGGCGAGTAG